From one Novosphingobium sp. genomic stretch:
- the gpM gene encoding phage terminase small subunit, with protein MMSPARRTFARKMAAKAGKSAHARPGVLPAAEDGPAATEYELMRAALGNDLRQLSNTQSLEKKIELKRGMIERYRDWIEGALAAEKPAQDDIVTTMLVWSIDIAEWPLALDLARHVLDHGLTLPERYKRDPAVLVAEEFAEAGIVPEPTIDLATLLQIEGMTDMSDMPDEVRAKVNKAIGLAFKARSDAFDPEADSGMAGGKPALIAAALASLKRAVELDSRCGVKKIITSLQAEAARIEKDKAA; from the coding sequence ATGATGTCTCCCGCTCGCCGCACCTTTGCCCGCAAGATGGCCGCCAAGGCCGGTAAGAGCGCCCATGCCCGCCCCGGCGTGCTGCCCGCCGCCGAGGATGGCCCCGCCGCCACCGAATATGAGCTGATGCGGGCCGCGCTGGGCAATGACCTGCGCCAACTCAGCAACACGCAGTCGCTGGAAAAGAAGATCGAACTCAAGCGGGGGATGATCGAGCGCTATCGCGACTGGATCGAGGGCGCGTTGGCCGCCGAGAAACCGGCGCAGGATGACATTGTGACCACCATGCTGGTCTGGTCGATCGATATCGCGGAATGGCCGCTAGCGCTCGATCTGGCCCGCCATGTTCTGGACCACGGCCTGACGCTGCCCGAGCGCTACAAGCGCGATCCGGCGGTGCTGGTTGCGGAGGAATTTGCAGAGGCTGGCATCGTCCCGGAACCCACCATCGATCTGGCCACCCTCCTTCAGATCGAGGGGATGACCGACATGTCCGACATGCCAGACGAAGTGCGCGCCAAGGTGAACAAAGCCATCGGCCTCGCCTTCAAGGCCCGATCCGACGCCTTCGACCCCGAGGCCGATTCCGGCATGGCCGGTGGCAAGCCCGCGCTGATCGCCGCCGCCCTCGCCAGTCTGAAGCGCGCGGTGGAGTTGGACAGCCGCTGCGGCGTCAAGAAAATCATCACCTCGCTTCAGGCCGAAGCTGCGCGCATTGAGAAGGACAAGGCCGCATGA
- a CDS encoding phage major capsid protein, P2 family, which produces MEEFTQQRFDEYTQRLAELNGLSHQAVTTRKFTVDPSIQQTLVTRMQASSDFLGRINVVPVSQLKGQKVGLTMGGSIASNTDTSTGTARKGIDPTGLDSNEYECFQNNYDTALRYAKLDMWAQFPDFQERIRNACLKRQMLDRICVGFNGTSYAKTSNRAQNPLLQDVNIGWLQHIREDAPERHMSEVEGGKKAGAITFGTAGDYDSLDSLVWDIKESLLPEWAVEDPDLVVIVGRKLVHDKYFPLINRSEGSLDMMARQAIMADIQLGGLPVERVPYFPPTGILVTKYDNLSMYFQKGSQRREIRNQSELDQVTDFQSSNDAYPVEDYDYVAFAENIEVRNADGSSTPETGTGS; this is translated from the coding sequence ATGGAAGAATTTACCCAGCAGCGGTTCGACGAATACACCCAGCGTCTGGCCGAACTGAACGGCCTCTCGCATCAGGCTGTCACCACCCGCAAGTTCACCGTCGATCCGTCCATTCAGCAGACGCTGGTGACGCGCATGCAGGCCAGCAGCGACTTTCTGGGCCGCATCAATGTCGTGCCCGTGTCCCAGCTTAAGGGCCAGAAGGTCGGCCTGACGATGGGAGGCAGCATCGCCAGCAACACCGACACGTCCACCGGCACCGCGCGCAAGGGCATCGATCCCACCGGTCTGGACAGCAATGAATATGAGTGCTTCCAGAACAACTACGATACGGCTCTGCGCTATGCCAAGCTGGATATGTGGGCGCAGTTCCCGGATTTTCAGGAGCGCATCCGCAATGCCTGCCTCAAGCGCCAGATGCTGGATCGCATCTGCGTGGGTTTCAACGGCACCAGCTACGCCAAGACGTCGAACCGCGCCCAGAACCCGCTGCTTCAGGACGTCAACATCGGTTGGCTTCAGCACATCCGCGAGGATGCGCCCGAACGCCACATGTCCGAGGTCGAAGGCGGCAAGAAGGCTGGCGCGATCACCTTCGGCACGGCGGGCGACTATGACAGCCTGGACTCGCTGGTCTGGGATATCAAGGAAAGCCTGCTGCCCGAATGGGCCGTGGAAGATCCCGACCTCGTCGTCATCGTCGGCCGCAAGCTGGTCCATGACAAGTATTTCCCGCTGATCAACCGCTCCGAGGGCAGCCTCGATATGATGGCCCGTCAGGCGATCATGGCGGATATCCAGTTGGGCGGCTTGCCGGTCGAGCGCGTGCCCTATTTCCCGCCCACGGGCATCCTCGTCACGAAGTACGACAATCTGTCGATGTACTTCCAGAAGGGCTCGCAGCGCCGGGAAATCAGGAACCAGAGCGAACTGGATCAGGTCACCGACTTCCAGTCGTCCAACGATGCCTATCCGGTCGAGGACTACGATTATGTGGCCTTCGCCGAGAACATCGAAGTGCGCAATGCCGATGGCAGCAGCACCCCGGAGACGGGCACCGGCTCGTAA
- a CDS encoding GPO family capsid scaffolding protein: protein MATPAPKFFCVATEGAATDGRVISRDDILQMAETYDFATRPARVNVEHVRGVDPTGQFGSYGDVLALKTGDVQVKIGGKDVTRLGLFAQIRPLDNLKALNEAKQKLYSSIEINPDFASTGKAYLMGLAVTDNPASLGTDILQFCAGMGAASFLAARKSDPSTLFAAAQAVTFDFSEAAADPAGSGANEGGILDKILSILTFSHQQPAPVVTPPTAPVTPPAAPVAPAASPPAGQAPSDQFSAALMAIAAGQDQASARHTALDQKFTALIAKLEGTPAQNFSHRPAATGGANAHQTDC, encoded by the coding sequence ATGGCGACCCCTGCCCCCAAATTCTTCTGCGTGGCGACCGAAGGCGCGGCCACCGATGGCCGCGTCATCAGCCGCGACGACATTCTGCAGATGGCGGAAACCTATGATTTCGCCACCCGCCCCGCCCGCGTGAATGTCGAGCACGTCAGGGGCGTCGATCCGACCGGCCAGTTCGGTTCGTATGGCGACGTGCTGGCGCTGAAAACCGGCGATGTGCAGGTCAAGATCGGCGGGAAGGACGTTACCCGCCTTGGCCTGTTTGCCCAGATCAGGCCGCTGGACAACCTCAAGGCCCTGAATGAGGCCAAGCAGAAGCTGTATTCGTCCATCGAAATCAATCCCGACTTTGCCAGCACCGGCAAGGCCTATCTGATGGGCTTGGCCGTCACGGACAACCCGGCCAGCCTTGGCACCGACATTCTGCAGTTCTGTGCGGGCATGGGGGCCGCTTCCTTCCTCGCCGCGCGCAAATCCGACCCCAGTACTCTGTTCGCCGCCGCGCAAGCCGTCACCTTCGATTTCAGCGAAGCCGCCGCCGATCCTGCCGGTTCGGGCGCGAACGAAGGGGGCATTCTGGACAAGATTTTGTCCATTCTCACCTTCTCCCACCAGCAGCCGGCACCTGTGGTCACGCCCCCCACCGCCCCGGTGACGCCGCCCGCTGCCCCGGTCGCGCCTGCGGCCAGCCCGCCTGCCGGGCAGGCGCCCAGCGACCAGTTTTCGGCGGCGCTGATGGCCATCGCTGCCGGGCAGGATCAGGCTTCCGCGCGCCACACCGCCCTCGATCAGAAGTTCACCGCGCTGATCGCGAAGCTGGAAGGCACGCCCGCGCAGAACTTCAGCCATCGCCCTGCCGCCACCGGCGGCGCCAACGCCCACCAGACCGACTGCTGA
- a CDS encoding terminase family protein, translating to MDDNLPPDDLPVEVGDEGAPDHGAASNVVHIAPIVARKVEARSLYWRGWDISQIAQELGIPYATVASWKVRQKWDEASAIQKAGEGTLQRYQVLIAKEKKTGSDYKEIDLLGRQFERFARVEKYLDGGNETDLNPKVRNRNTPEVKAKKEKAKNLITPEMTAQLRADLEGKLFGYQKLWLSTTSLQTRMILKSRQIGATWYFARERLLRALETGNPQIFISASRAQANVFRTYIIQWVRRVLQIELKGDPIVIQRGEDEDGEALESVELYFLGTNYRTAQSYHGDVIIDECFWIYGFEELYAVASAMSTHDRYSVTLFSTPSTLAHEAYPMWCGDRFNSERPKHEKVKLDITHDALKGGALGPDEIWRQIVSIEDAVESGFDLATPEKLQKRYSVTEYQNLFLCQFLDDSQTMFPFNIMRRCMVDSWEVWKRDFQPYALRPFGNGEVWIGYDPNASESATADDAALVVVAPPQKAGGKFRVLEKKRLKGLDFEGQAAAIKAMAGKYNVTKIGIDTTGAGRAVHALVCKWFPMAHAYQYSVPLKTSLVLKAKNVISAGRLEFESSWNDMATSFMAIKPETKGNVITFTASRGGGVGHADLAWAVMHALYFEPLDSTEGNSGKSTMEIW from the coding sequence ATGGATGATAATCTGCCCCCCGATGACCTGCCTGTTGAGGTGGGAGACGAAGGCGCGCCCGATCATGGCGCAGCCAGCAATGTCGTTCACATCGCGCCCATCGTTGCGCGCAAGGTGGAGGCGCGTTCGCTCTACTGGCGGGGCTGGGATATCAGCCAGATCGCGCAGGAACTTGGCATTCCCTATGCGACGGTTGCCAGTTGGAAGGTCCGCCAGAAATGGGACGAGGCCAGCGCGATCCAGAAGGCTGGGGAGGGCACGCTCCAACGCTATCAGGTGCTGATCGCCAAAGAGAAAAAGACCGGCTCCGACTACAAGGAAATCGACCTTCTCGGGCGCCAGTTCGAGCGCTTCGCCCGCGTGGAAAAGTATCTGGACGGCGGTAATGAGACCGACCTCAACCCCAAGGTGCGCAACCGCAACACGCCCGAGGTGAAGGCCAAGAAGGAAAAGGCCAAAAACCTCATCACGCCCGAGATGACGGCACAGTTGCGCGCCGATCTTGAGGGCAAGCTGTTCGGCTATCAGAAGCTGTGGCTGTCCACCACGTCCCTGCAAACGCGCATGATCCTCAAGTCGCGCCAGATCGGCGCGACATGGTATTTCGCGCGCGAGCGGCTGTTGCGGGCGCTGGAAACCGGCAACCCGCAAATCTTCATTTCAGCGAGCCGGGCGCAGGCGAACGTCTTCCGCACCTACATCATCCAGTGGGTGCGACGCGTGCTGCAAATCGAGTTGAAGGGCGATCCCATCGTCATTCAGCGCGGCGAGGATGAAGACGGCGAGGCGCTTGAGTCCGTCGAATTGTATTTCCTCGGCACCAACTATCGCACCGCGCAGAGCTATCATGGCGACGTCATCATTGACGAATGCTTCTGGATCTACGGCTTTGAGGAACTCTATGCCGTGGCCTCGGCCATGTCGACGCATGACCGCTATTCGGTGACGCTGTTCTCGACGCCCTCGACCTTGGCGCATGAAGCCTACCCCATGTGGTGCGGCGACCGCTTCAATTCGGAGCGCCCCAAGCATGAGAAGGTGAAACTGGATATCACTCATGACGCGCTGAAAGGCGGCGCCTTGGGCCCCGATGAAATCTGGCGCCAGATCGTGTCGATTGAGGATGCCGTGGAAAGCGGTTTCGATCTGGCCACGCCGGAGAAGCTGCAAAAGCGCTATTCGGTCACCGAATATCAGAACCTTTTCCTGTGCCAGTTCCTCGACGACAGCCAGACCATGTTCCCCTTCAACATCATGCGGCGCTGCATGGTGGACAGTTGGGAGGTCTGGAAGCGCGATTTTCAGCCTTATGCCCTACGCCCCTTCGGCAATGGCGAGGTCTGGATCGGCTATGATCCCAATGCGAGCGAGAGCGCCACGGCGGATGACGCCGCGCTGGTGGTTGTGGCGCCGCCGCAAAAGGCGGGCGGCAAGTTCCGCGTGCTGGAAAAGAAGCGCCTGAAGGGGCTCGATTTCGAAGGGCAGGCCGCTGCCATCAAGGCGATGGCGGGCAAGTACAACGTCACGAAGATCGGTATCGACACCACTGGCGCGGGCCGCGCCGTGCATGCGTTAGTGTGCAAGTGGTTCCCCATGGCGCATGCCTATCAATATTCGGTGCCGCTCAAGACGTCGCTGGTGCTGAAGGCGAAGAACGTGATCAGCGCCGGGCGCCTCGAATTTGAGAGTAGCTGGAACGACATGGCCACCTCTTTCATGGCCATCAAGCCAGAGACCAAGGGCAACGTCATCACCTTCACCGCGAGCCGTGGCGGCGGCGTGGGCCATGCCGACCTCGCGTGGGCGGTGATGCACGCCCTCTATTTTGAACCGCTCGACAGCACCGAAGGCAACAGCGGTAAATCCACCATGGAGATTTGGTAA
- a CDS encoding phage portal protein, with the protein MHEPGNDLAPSGGPEGEARQPWSAYEFGAPESVLDRSQIFDMFEVVRGSKWYEPPISPVGLGRAYRMASHHQSAIILKRNMLAHSFVPNDRFSQAEFSRWALDFLIFGNAFLQDVPNKLGGTYRLKTSPAAWTRVGLNEGEHWFVQPGRLTYDPHLLPAGTVHHLLEPDPLQEIYGMPEYLSALQSGLLNENATLFRRRYFLNGAHAGFILHVTDPMLMDADSDALRKALRGAKGPGNFRNLYLHIPGGKPDGVKLVPIAETNANDHFLPIKEVTRDDMLSAHRTPPQLLGIVPKNGTGFGNVIDAARAYYHMEIGPLQWRLQEVNEWLGWEAVKFKEPADMATLLASAAGTKS; encoded by the coding sequence ATGCACGAGCCCGGCAATGATCTGGCGCCCTCTGGCGGCCCGGAGGGCGAGGCTCGGCAACCGTGGAGCGCCTATGAGTTCGGCGCCCCCGAAAGCGTGCTGGATCGCAGCCAGATTTTCGACATGTTCGAAGTGGTACGGGGCAGCAAATGGTATGAGCCGCCCATCAGCCCTGTGGGGCTTGGCCGGGCCTATCGCATGGCCTCGCATCACCAGTCGGCTATCATTCTCAAGCGCAATATGCTGGCGCACAGCTTCGTGCCCAATGACCGCTTTAGCCAGGCGGAATTTTCGCGCTGGGCGTTGGATTTCCTGATTTTCGGCAATGCCTTTTTGCAGGACGTGCCCAACAAGCTGGGCGGCACCTATCGGCTGAAAACGAGCCCAGCAGCATGGACGCGCGTCGGCCTGAATGAAGGAGAACACTGGTTCGTTCAGCCGGGCCGTCTGACCTATGATCCCCATCTGCTGCCTGCCGGGACGGTGCACCATTTGCTTGAGCCTGACCCGTTGCAGGAGATTTACGGCATGCCGGAATATCTCTCCGCGCTGCAATCGGGCCTGCTGAACGAAAATGCCACGCTGTTCCGGCGCCGGTATTTTCTGAACGGCGCACACGCGGGCTTTATCCTGCATGTCACCGATCCCATGCTGATGGACGCCGACAGCGATGCCTTGCGCAAAGCCCTGCGCGGCGCCAAGGGGCCGGGCAACTTCCGCAACCTCTACCTGCACATCCCCGGCGGGAAGCCCGATGGCGTCAAGCTGGTGCCGATCGCTGAGACCAACGCCAATGACCACTTCCTGCCCATCAAGGAAGTGACGCGCGATGATATGCTGTCAGCGCACCGCACCCCGCCGCAGCTTCTGGGCATCGTGCCCAAGAATGGCACCGGTTTCGGGAACGTGATCGACGCGGCGCGGGCCTATTACCATATGGAAATAGGCCCACTGCAATGGCGCCTTCAGGAAGTGAACGAATGGCTGGGCTGGGAAGCCGTGAAGTTTAAGGAACCGGCGGATATGGCCACCTTGCTCGCCTCCGCTGCTGGGACGAAATCCTAG
- a CDS encoding DUF6771 family protein — MERLTSPLIAEALLSAPGWARVGLTSPKPDLRENAARELADAIARALSAPEQISQDEGQHTLAL; from the coding sequence ATGGAACGACTCACCTCACCCCTTATCGCTGAGGCCCTCCTGTCCGCCCCCGGTTGGGCGCGGGTGGGCCTGACCTCACCCAAACCGGACCTTCGCGAAAATGCTGCGCGGGAACTGGCCGACGCCATCGCGCGCGCTCTGTCGGCGCCGGAGCAGATCAGCCAGGACGAGGGGCAGCACACGCTGGCGCTGTGA
- a CDS encoding DUF2312 domain-containing protein, translating into MADLAGDDRLRLLIERIERLDEEKKGIQDDIKDVYLEGKASGYDPKAMRQVVRIRKMKPDDRKEQDAILEVYLNALGIS; encoded by the coding sequence ATGGCCGACTTGGCTGGGGATGATCGTCTGCGCCTGCTGATCGAGCGTATCGAGCGCTTGGACGAAGAGAAGAAGGGCATTCAGGACGACATCAAGGACGTGTATCTTGAGGGCAAGGCCTCCGGCTATGACCCGAAGGCGATGCGTCAGGTTGTCCGTATCCGCAAGATGAAGCCCGATGACCGCAAGGAACAGGACGCCATTCTTGAGGTCTACCTCAACGCGCTGGGCATTTCGTGA
- a CDS encoding AAA family ATPase has product MKVIAILSQKGGVGKTTLTTCLAVAAEADGKKTAILDLDPQATASFWSDEREAETPAVSSLQAVRLSAVINAAKSAGTDLVIIDGAAVARDVAQMAAQHADLVLIPTRAAVFDTMSMVHTLEVVKQLGKPAAVVLTFVSPRGYERADAEATIAELGTEVCPVVIGDRKAFSRAQSTGLAAQEYEPKGKAAAEVDALYKYTSIRLYGAAKEPTR; this is encoded by the coding sequence ATGAAGGTGATAGCGATCCTCTCGCAGAAGGGCGGGGTGGGCAAGACGACATTGACCACCTGCTTGGCTGTGGCCGCCGAGGCCGATGGCAAGAAAACCGCCATCCTCGATCTGGACCCGCAGGCCACGGCCAGCTTTTGGAGTGATGAGCGTGAGGCCGAAACGCCCGCTGTTTCCTCGCTTCAGGCGGTGCGCCTGAGCGCGGTCATCAACGCCGCCAAGAGTGCGGGCACCGATCTGGTGATTATCGACGGCGCGGCGGTGGCCCGCGACGTTGCCCAGATGGCGGCGCAGCATGCCGACCTTGTGCTGATCCCGACGCGCGCCGCAGTGTTCGACACCATGAGCATGGTGCACACGCTGGAGGTGGTGAAGCAACTCGGCAAGCCCGCCGCCGTGGTGCTGACGTTCGTCTCGCCGCGCGGTTATGAGCGGGCCGACGCTGAAGCGACCATTGCCGAACTCGGTACAGAGGTCTGCCCGGTGGTCATCGGTGATCGCAAGGCATTCTCCCGCGCGCAGTCCACGGGACTGGCCGCCCAAGAGTATGAGCCCAAGGGCAAGGCGGCGGCGGAAGTCGATGCGCTATACAAGTATACTAGCATACGGCTATACGGCGCGGCGAAGGAGCCGACTCGATGA
- a CDS encoding ribbon-helix-helix domain-containing protein — MTKRPGNSLQAILNRASAEVVPVDEQQAAPPQRGRRAASSAAAVTDPAQVTATGRAVQRNRVGMKLIGGHFPAEVSTQLKILAAEEGTTVQQLLDEAIADLLTKKAARKVAR, encoded by the coding sequence ATGACAAAAAGGCCGGGCAATTCCCTGCAAGCAATCCTCAACCGCGCATCTGCCGAGGTTGTGCCGGTCGATGAGCAACAGGCCGCGCCGCCGCAGCGTGGCCGCCGGGCGGCATCGAGCGCAGCGGCAGTGACTGACCCGGCGCAGGTCACGGCGACCGGGCGCGCGGTGCAGCGGAACCGCGTGGGGATGAAACTGATCGGCGGCCACTTCCCGGCAGAGGTCAGCACACAACTGAAGATCCTTGCCGCCGAGGAAGGCACGACTGTGCAGCAACTGCTCGATGAGGCCATCGCTGACCTGTTGACGAAGAAGGCGGCGCGGAAGGTGGCGCGCTAA
- a CDS encoding integrase arm-type DNA-binding domain-containing protein — protein MLTDKECRAAKGGAKPFKLADAHGLHLFVSTTSFKSWRLKYRFGGREKVLTFGPYPAVKLADAREMSAKAREMLRQGSDPGAMLSVKAQKNSVAQDLSRSFEKVARDWHSVQKAQWKPRHADDVLASMETDLFPKLGSKDLSEIKTAELASLLRKVQDRGAAETAFRLLQRISAVYRFARACELVEHNPAETVADALQPVVKRKRRALLTIERAREFLIAFEAARGFPATKLASRLLALTAARPGTIRLAEAHEFEDLDGQEPIWRVPAAKLKLKLAESQEEAFDFIIPLSWQAVETVKAAKLFAGRRKYLFPSTVHSHRAITDNSLNQAYRALPDWGGKHVPHGWRASFSTIMNERSLTMGQIGDRQVIDLMLAHVQQGVEARYNRAAYMPRRRQLAQEWADLLCVGLASLESLVDLKRR, from the coding sequence ATGTTGACGGACAAGGAATGTCGGGCAGCAAAGGGCGGCGCGAAGCCGTTCAAGCTGGCCGATGCTCATGGACTTCATTTGTTTGTGAGCACAACCAGCTTCAAAAGCTGGCGGTTGAAGTATCGATTTGGCGGGCGGGAGAAGGTGTTGACCTTCGGCCCGTATCCAGCGGTGAAGCTGGCCGATGCGCGCGAAATGAGCGCGAAAGCGCGCGAAATGCTGCGGCAGGGATCGGACCCCGGCGCCATGCTGAGCGTGAAGGCGCAGAAGAACAGCGTGGCACAGGATCTGTCTCGGTCATTCGAGAAGGTCGCGCGCGACTGGCATTCAGTGCAGAAAGCGCAATGGAAGCCCCGGCACGCGGACGACGTGCTGGCCAGCATGGAGACGGATCTGTTTCCCAAGTTGGGGAGCAAGGATCTTTCGGAAATCAAAACCGCCGAATTGGCATCGCTGCTGCGCAAGGTGCAGGATCGCGGCGCGGCGGAAACGGCCTTCAGGCTGTTGCAACGGATTTCGGCGGTGTATCGCTTCGCGCGGGCCTGCGAACTGGTGGAGCACAACCCCGCCGAGACGGTGGCCGATGCGTTGCAACCGGTGGTGAAGCGCAAGCGCCGTGCCCTGCTGACCATCGAGCGAGCGAGGGAGTTCCTGATCGCATTCGAGGCGGCGCGGGGCTTCCCGGCGACCAAGCTGGCATCTCGCTTGCTGGCGCTGACAGCCGCCCGGCCCGGCACGATACGCTTGGCCGAGGCGCACGAGTTCGAGGATTTGGACGGGCAAGAGCCGATCTGGCGGGTTCCGGCCGCAAAGCTGAAGCTGAAGCTGGCCGAGAGCCAGGAGGAAGCCTTCGACTTCATCATACCCCTGTCTTGGCAGGCCGTGGAGACGGTGAAAGCCGCCAAGCTGTTCGCCGGGCGGCGCAAGTATCTGTTTCCTTCCACGGTGCATTCGCACCGGGCGATCACGGACAATTCGCTGAACCAAGCGTATCGCGCCTTGCCCGATTGGGGCGGAAAGCACGTTCCGCACGGGTGGCGCGCCTCGTTTTCGACCATCATGAACGAGCGATCGCTCACCATGGGGCAGATCGGGGACAGGCAGGTTATCGACCTGATGCTTGCGCACGTCCAGCAGGGCGTCGAGGCACGGTACAATCGCGCGGCGTATATGCCGCGACGGCGGCAGTTGGCGCAGGAATGGGCCGATCTGCTTTGCGTTGGGCTGGCCAGTCTCGAATCGCTGGTGGACCTAAAGCGCCGCTGA
- the yghU gene encoding glutathione-dependent disulfide-bond oxidoreductase yields MTETYMPPKVWTWDNKPGASAAALNRPTAGATHDKDLPVGEHPFQLYSLGTPNGQKATIMFEELIEAGHAAEYDAWFIGIGDGDQFGSGFVDINPNSKIPALLDRSGPEPVRVFESGSILVHLAEKFGAFLPTSGPARTETFNWLMWQMGSAPFIGGGFGHFYFYAPEKIEYAINRYAMETKRLFDVADRRLAESRFLAGDDFTIADIATFGWFRGLIQGDAYGDAATFLSTQDYAHVNRWVAEIDARPGTRRGRFVNKPSGGLRERHAPSDFEALDPALLAGTVPA; encoded by the coding sequence GTGACAGAGACTTACATGCCCCCCAAGGTCTGGACATGGGACAACAAGCCCGGCGCCTCGGCCGCCGCGCTTAACCGCCCCACCGCGGGCGCCACGCATGACAAGGACTTGCCGGTCGGCGAGCATCCCTTCCAACTCTATTCGCTGGGCACGCCCAACGGCCAGAAGGCGACGATCATGTTCGAGGAACTGATCGAGGCCGGTCACGCCGCCGAATACGATGCATGGTTCATCGGCATCGGCGATGGCGACCAGTTCGGCAGCGGCTTTGTCGACATCAACCCCAACTCCAAGATCCCCGCCCTGCTGGACCGCTCCGGCCCCGAGCCGGTGCGGGTGTTCGAATCGGGCTCGATCCTGGTGCATCTGGCCGAGAAGTTCGGCGCCTTCCTGCCGACAAGCGGCCCCGCGCGCACCGAGACCTTCAACTGGCTGATGTGGCAGATGGGCTCGGCGCCCTTTATCGGCGGCGGCTTCGGGCATTTCTATTTCTACGCCCCCGAGAAGATCGAATATGCCATCAACCGCTATGCGATGGAGACCAAGCGCCTGTTCGACGTGGCCGATCGCCGTCTGGCCGAAAGCCGCTTCCTGGCGGGCGATGATTTTACCATTGCCGATATCGCCACCTTCGGCTGGTTCCGCGGGCTGATCCAGGGCGATGCCTATGGCGATGCGGCGACCTTCCTGTCGACTCAGGACTACGCCCATGTGAACCGCTGGGTGGCCGAGATCGATGCTCGCCCCGGTACGCGCCGGGGCCGCTTCGTCAACAAGCCGAGCGGCGGTTTGCGCGAGCGTCACGCGCCCAGCGATTTCGAGGCGCTTGATCCGGCCCTGCTGGCCGGAACCGTGCCCGCCTGA
- a CDS encoding branched-chain amino acid aminotransferase, protein MASAAELTITPLPHPAPTPADVRAAVLANPGFGTNFTDHMVTIEWTEGKGWHDAVIGPRGPIPLDPAASVLHYAQEIFEGLKAYSHADGAIAMFRPEANAARFNESAKRLAMPTLPEELFVEAIKTLVLADRDWIPQQDGASLYLRPFMIATEAFLGVRPAKNYKFIVIASPAGNYFKSGAPAVSIWVSQYTRAAPGGTGAAKCGGNYAASLVPQAEAMALGHDQVVFLDAAEHKWIEELGGMNLYFVFEDGTLLTPPLSGTILPGITRDSILALAREEGLTVREERYSIDQWRADAASGKLLETFACGTAAVVTPVGKVSDTDSSFTIGTGGPGQTTGKLKERLVAIQRGQAPDTHSWVKKLA, encoded by the coding sequence ATGGCGAGTGCCGCCGAACTGACCATCACCCCCCTGCCTCACCCTGCCCCCACCCCGGCGGATGTGCGCGCGGCTGTGCTGGCCAACCCCGGTTTCGGCACCAATTTCACCGACCATATGGTGACCATCGAATGGACCGAAGGCAAGGGCTGGCATGATGCGGTCATCGGCCCCCGCGGGCCCATCCCGCTCGATCCGGCGGCCAGCGTGCTGCATTACGCTCAGGAAATCTTCGAGGGCCTCAAGGCCTACAGCCATGCGGACGGCGCCATCGCCATGTTCCGCCCCGAGGCCAACGCCGCCCGCTTCAACGAGAGCGCCAAGCGCCTCGCCATGCCCACCCTGCCCGAAGAGCTGTTCGTCGAGGCGATCAAGACGCTGGTGCTGGCCGATCGCGACTGGATCCCGCAGCAGGATGGCGCCTCGCTCTATCTGCGCCCCTTCATGATCGCCACCGAGGCGTTCCTCGGCGTGCGCCCGGCCAAGAACTACAAGTTCATCGTGATCGCCTCGCCCGCCGGCAATTACTTCAAGTCGGGCGCGCCTGCAGTGTCGATCTGGGTCAGCCAGTACACCCGCGCGGCGCCGGGCGGCACGGGCGCGGCCAAGTGCGGCGGCAACTATGCCGCCAGCCTCGTGCCTCAGGCCGAGGCCATGGCGCTGGGCCACGATCAGGTCGTCTTCCTCGATGCCGCCGAGCATAAGTGGATCGAGGAACTGGGCGGCATGAACCTGTATTTCGTCTTCGAGGATGGCACGCTGCTCACCCCGCCGCTCTCGGGCACGATCCTGCCGGGCATCACCCGCGATTCGATCCTGGCCCTCGCCCGCGAGGAAGGCCTGACCGTCCGCGAGGAGCGTTACAGCATCGACCAGTGGCGCGCCGACGCCGCCTCGGGCAAGCTGCTCGAAACCTTCGCCTGCGGCACGGCGGCGGTGGTCACGCCGGTGGGCAAAGTGTCGGACACCGACAGCAGCTTCACCATCGGCACCGGCGGCCCCGGCCAGACCACCGGCAAGCTGAAGGAACGCCTTGTCGCCATCCAGCGCGGGCAGGCTCCCGATACGCATAGCTGGGTGAAAAAGCTGGCCTGA